From one Pristis pectinata isolate sPriPec2 chromosome 12, sPriPec2.1.pri, whole genome shotgun sequence genomic stretch:
- the LOC127576369 gene encoding gastrula zinc finger protein XlCGF8.2DB-like, with protein MCGKTFTRSYNLQTHQRVHTDTRPFKCPHCGKSFKSKNNLQTHLHTHTGERPITCSMCGIGFTNSTDLLTHRRVHTGEKPFTCSVCGKGFARSYHLLTHQRVHSDSRPFKCSECEKSYKTAKDLLMHQSTHTGEKPFSCTECGKGFVRSQHLLRHQQVHTKEKPFVCSVCGKGFSQKSHLFGHQHLHTGERPFMCSVCGKGFIQSSHLVIHQRVHTGERPFVCLVCGKGFTLSTSLLRHQQLHPLPQDFGSLS; from the coding sequence ATGTGCGGGAAGACGTTCACCCGGTCGTACAACCTGCAGAcccaccagcgagttcacaccgacACCAGGCCTTTTAAATGTCCTCATTGCGGGAAGAGTTTCAAAAGCAAGAACAATCTGCAGACGCACCTGCAcactcacactggggagaggccaatCACCTGCTCCATGTGTGGGATTGGATTCACCAACTCGACTGACCTGCTGACGCACCGGCGAGTCCACACTGGGGAGAAACCCTTCACCTGCTccgtgtgtgggaagggattcgcTCGCTCGTACCATTTGCTGACTCACCAGCGAGTCCACAGTGACAGCAGACCCTTCAAATGTTCCGAGTGCGAGAAGAGCTATAAGACCGCAAAAGATCTGCTGATGCACCAAAGCactcacaccggggagaagccgttTTCCTGCACTGAATGTGGGAAGGGATTTGTTCGGTCGCAGCACCTGCTGAGACACCAGCAAGTTCACACCAAGGAGAAACCGTTCGTCTGTTCTGTGTGCGGCAAGGGGTTCAGCCAGAAGTCCCATCTCTTTGGACACCAGCATCTCCACAcgggggagaggccattcatgtGCTCCGTGTGTGGGAAGGGGTTTATCCAGTCATCCCACCTCGTGAttcaccagcgggttcacactggggagcgGCCGTTTGTCTGCCTGGTGTGTGGGAAGGGCTTCACTCTGTCGACCTCCCTGCTGAGGCACCAGCAACTTCACCCGTTACCACAGGACTTTGGATCCCTCTCTTAA